The Mucilaginibacter terrae region CAGATCGGCCGGGCTAATGCGGTTCCAAATGCCAAAATCAACCCCGGCATCATCTTTACGTACCATCCAGCGCAAAAACATGTTCAGGCGTTTGCAGGTAGATTTTTGCGAGGGTGATGATACGTGTTTTTTAGTGCGGTGTGGAAAATCGGGCAGGGAGAAGAAGTAGGAACGGAAATAATTCAGAGCAACTTCAGCCCCCCGCCCCCCTGAAGGGGGAGTAGAAGTTTTATTTGCATTAAGAATATCTTCCATGCCATTAAGCTCCCCTTTCAGGGGGCCGGGGGGGAGAAACGCATCCTCCAAAGAGTTATAATTACCATAATGATGCTTGAAAAACTGTATAAAGTACAGTGTGTCAATATCATTAAAAGTGCGGTGCTTAAAGCTGAGCAATTTTTTGAGGTCGGGTTCCTGGTGGTTGGTGATGAAATCATATGGAGCCCCATCCATAAGAGCAATCAATTCGCGAGATTTTTTAATGATGGTTACCCGTTGCCCCCAGGCCAGGGTAGCCGCCCAAAAACCCATGATCTCGATATCCTGCTGTAATGTAAACTGATGTGGAATAACTATAGGATCATTCTCAATAAAACCGGGTTGGTTGTATTGGGCTACTTTGGCATCGAGAAAAGCTTTAATATCGGTAACCATTAGAAATAGAGTAAAGAGTACAGAGTACAGAATCAAGAATACAGACGATGAAGCACATATCTTGACTCCTGATTCTGTACTCCTGAATCTAACTTAAAGCATTCTTTAAATCTTCCAGCAAATCCTCAATATCTTCTACGCCAACACTAATACGCAACAGGTTATCAACCACACCTACTTTCTCGCGCACTTCTTTGGGGATAGAGCCGTGGGTCATGGTAGCCGGATGATTAATTAAAGATTCTACACCGCCTAATGATTCGGCCAGTGTGAACACTTTAAAGTTGGAGGAGATGC contains the following coding sequences:
- a CDS encoding TIGR02757 family protein, which codes for MVTDIKAFLDAKVAQYNQPGFIENDPIVIPHQFTLQQDIEIMGFWAATLAWGQRVTIIKKSRELIALMDGAPYDFITNHQEPDLKKLLSFKHRTFNDIDTLYFIQFFKHHYGNYNSLEDAFLPPGPLKGELNGMEDILNANKTSTPPSGGRGAEVALNYFRSYFFSLPDFPHRTKKHVSSPSQKSTCKRLNMFLRWMVRKDDAGVDFGIWNRISPADLICPCDLHVDRIARKLKLITRKQTDWQTALELTKHLRDFDPADPVKYDFALFGLGIEERWGLDNILAGVKL